tttaacctaattgtatttattattgatttattctatttacttattattttGTTCATTGTCATTtactttctatttattttatttagccaTTTTATACaacatatatcattttatttatttacgttttattttattcttatccATTTTCTTTACttccttattatttattttattttattcattatctttttatctattaattatataataatttactTACTATTTTTTTcccagtattttttatttattatctattcACTTTGCATTTACTTAATTAATACCAATTAAAAAAGCATATACCAATATGTATAAACAAATTGTATTTAGCTTATGATttgaatatattatttttgagAACAACTTAATAATCACGTAACTACTTTTCCTTTGCTCTGTTCTGTTTGCCTCTTTATTTCCCCAACAGTTCAAACAAACCTCTTAACTGTGGTGAAACATTATCTGTTGCATTGGCAATGACGTGGACTGCACCAGGAGACAGATCACTTGTTTCATGTGCAAACATGGGATCTATTATTTCTGTGGTGCATAAAGAAAACCAGGAAATGCTTTCTTGAGCCTCTATTTTAAGTATCCTTTTGTTAATTTGCTTTATTCATTTACCATTAAGTCTGGCAGGTGTCTGGGGCCTTCATCCcagcatgtactgtatgtaaaaCACGGAGATACCATGGACACGTCTGCAGTCTGTCAAATAACTATTTTACTCAATGATTTAAACAAGTTTCTTTATTCTTTACTGACAGATACTGTTTCAGTGCTTCACTTACAAAATAATCAAACGTCAGATTCAGTGCTGTAAAAATAAGAGAGTTAAATGTTACCTGTTGCTGGAACATTAGTATTGGATATTCAACATCCTGATCATGTAAGAGACGAATGAGGAAGGTATGCCGGGTGTAATTCTGATGAATAGTTCAAACTATGTGAATCCTACAATCCTGAAATCCAGTTCTTGCATCAGAGATAAATTACTTCAGACTTCTTTATTCAAAACGTAACCAGatataacaaaaatatctttATATTAAGCTTAAATCAATGTTATTATTCTTAAATGCAAATCTCTAACTCTCACTCCTTTTCAGCTTTTCCATATAATATCTTTACCTTTCAGCCAAAACCAGAGTGGATCAGAGTTTAGCCTTCGTGGAAATGtcaaataatataatttgtattattctgtatttgtattatttgtattctgCAGACAAATTTCCAGATCACAACTGCaaataagtacaaataaatagcaACACTTTAGTAAACGAAAGAGTACAATAAACAAATCATGTCTGGAAGTAAACAGAAGataaacattatattgttatgttattaaaataacaatcatAAGCTGCATTTTGTTTATTGAATAAACGTTATTAGCGTTAAAACCACAGATAGAAGCTGACTATTCTCAGAGATATGAGCTGAACAGATTTACTgcacattttttatgtttattattaatgtaaCATAATCAAATTATAACAACATAACAATGATAACACTCCTTAGTTTACATAATCATGGTTTTTCCACAACGACTGTGATTACAGTGAATCAAAAAGTGAACTGTAGTCTGACAGAGGACATGGTTACAATCGACATGAAGTCTCACGTTCTGACACTGGAGGAGCACTCACTACTTGATATTTTtcatgtaaaaaacaatatcataaaaaaaaaactaaagcaaGAAAACCGTTCACTGAACATCTCTGTGTTACTTTTCTTTGGCAACAACAGCTTTGAAACATTTTGTGGGAGAAACACAAAATGGgtctttgacattttttgagGAGCACGATCCTCCGACAGTAGaaactttacattttcagaaCAAGGTCAGCATTTTGCTTTGGTTCCCTTGTCCCCTCAGTCAATCCCCAGCTGTCTACAACAGGTTGATGGTAAAGACGTCCCCTTTAATTCCTGGGCTGGAGTAAGATCTTCACAGTCGCACATTAAACATTGCAGGCTATTGTAGAAGCGGCACAGGCACTTAAAAAGACATTGACACTGACATACAATCTGGTACACTAGTCATGCAGTGATACAACTTGGCCAACATGACCCATGAGGTAATAATTAACATACTGAAGAGCAGAATGGAGCATGGTCTATGTTGATCCAGCCAGTTTTGCAGCAAAACGACCTCCGTTTTTAAATCTCGAATACCCatgcaacagaaataaaagggAACCAACTTTAGCATCAGGTCGCATATATATACAGTCTTATAGAAATATATACATCTACCAATTAGTCATCTTTTCTACAGAGTCGGTTTGTCTTTAGCTATCGAGCTTGTCCACAGCTTTTGCGGGTGAAGGCAAAGCCATCCAGTTTGCATAAACACTATCATTGGCATATCTTGTAAAGACTGGATTAGTGGCATCATGTCTGCTGAGCGGTACCGGGCTCTTCTCAGGCCAGTTCGGGTATGACATGCCTAAAAACGAGAACATATCATTTTTCTGCACTCAGTGAAAGATGAACAGCGTGCAGACAGTAAGGCTCCTCGAATCAAACTCTGCAGTGGTCCGGTCGGGCTCGAGTCCTCTTTTGACCCTCAGAGGGGAAAGGTTATGGCTTTGTGTGCGCTACGTTAACTTAAAGATCATTTGATTTATAGCTTACTGGTGTTTTTGTCACATATCAAGGCTGTAATGTTgcttatgtgcatgtgtttgaccTATAATTGTCTTTCTGTTGAGAAATGCAGATGCACTTGAGAGTTGGGTTCAAAAGCCttactgttttgtgtgttcaaCATTGTGTCAGTCACTTTAGATTACTGGCTATTATACATTATACAAATTTAAGAAAATCTTGAATTCAAACCACAGTGAGTGATTGATTCAGAGAGGACCTGTTTCCAATGTCACACACTGTTTCTTCCAATGTCAACGAATAACATGCTGGAATGTGATGGAATGAAAAAAATGGATCTATGTACAAATGAAATGCGGATGAAGCATGATTATGAATATGAGCCGTATAAATAAGAATGAAGggtatatattcaatatttacaaatgtactaCTTTTGGTCAGCATTCCTGTACATTAGAAGCAGGTCCAGATAAAACAATAAGAGTCAAGACACAAAGATCTGTTTTCTTTACTGAGCCTCTCATTTACGATGAAATGGGAGACATGTCAGCATTAATCAGCAGAAAGGCATGCCTacatcacagtcacacacacttgacTATGGAAAAAAGCCAATCACAACTTGCCAAAAAAGATAGATTGTGTCATGTGTCCTGTTTCTAAAATCTAGTAAATGCGTGGGAGATTCTACCATAGAGCTTGTTTTCAATCCATGTGGAGGGGAGGGTTCGAGGGAGAGGGGCGTTATTACAGTCCACTAGGGGTGTGTCCTCTTCAGAGAGGGCGTCGTCGTACAGCAGGGCGTCGGCTGGCGTGGACGCCGCCAGGTCCAGGTAATCCTGACAAGAGCAAATGAGGGCGTGATTAGGCTGATTAAGGGAGGAGATGGGACACGGCACGCTGTGAAGGCTGAGAGTGTGCTCACGTTTGAGGTCGGACACATGCACTGGCTGCAAGGCCCTGCGGACGTTACTGCAGGAACTTACACCAAGTGACGTGTGCGCTGCCTCTCTCTGATAACAGTGAAGAACTTCCCTGCTGCATTGTGGCACATCTGCGCTCGCTTGTCCTTAAATGCTCTATATTTAGCCCGACTCTGTGATTATGCTGTGCAAGGCCACATTTGAGGATTGCTCCTCAAACACTAATTATGGTATCTAAAGCACTCGGGAAGAGTGACAGATCATCCAGTGAAGCAGGCGCagcatgtgcctgtgtgtatgtgactgtACACAGCGAGCCACTACCACAATGTGACCAGCAGAAATGATATACTGCTCATTCAGAAGGAGTGGGAAGGTAAAAAGTCTAACGTCTGACTGTAAGATGCATCCCTGAATGTGCCTGTTATGCACGGAAAGCAGCTGATTAATATCctcccctttcctcttcctctctgtggaaGATTATAACTTATTATAATGTATTGTGTGCAGCGTCACCGTACCCGACTTTTCACCATCATCTTTTCAAGCTCCTTGCTGATGTCTGAGAAGTTCTGCCTCTTCTCTGCCTCTTGTTTCCAGCAGCGGAGCATGAGGTTGTACCTGCAGAGGGGGAAAACGTTTCACAGTGGGTGAAATTGAATCCTCCCAACTGAGTCATTTTCCACATCGACATGTCCTAAAGGCTGGGCGGTGCTAGTGCGCTTGGCCAAAAGTAAGGAGATGCTGTAGAGTAACACAGAGTGGAGCTCACATTTCTTCTGAGCAGTTCTCTGGTCTCTCCATTCTGTAGCCGGTCTTGAGGAGGTTAAAGAGGCGTTCGGGGGCGATGCCTGGGTACGGATTTCCTCCAAGTGTCACTATCTCCCACAGCAGCACACCAAAGGACCAGCTGGGAGTAAACACATGAGAATAAGAATATTTAAAGCTGGAAGATTGATACTCAATTGTCTAGAGTTATCTATTATATATGAAGCTACAGTCAGGAGTAAATAGACTAGCTGGGCAAGAAGATCCTATTACCTTAGAACAGAGCTAGGTTTAGGGTTTCCTCCTTCTATTTCCAGTCTTTTTTTATGATTAACactatatttcatatttaaataataactgTAACGTAAGCAATACATTATGGGgaagataaaatatatttatatccagcaccaaacaaaaaatacatcagaaaaaacagatatatatataaaaaataaacatgagaaTCTCCGGCTCCTGTTTGTGAGACGTTTCAAGGCCTTTTAATTGTGACCAAGGAACTTGTGCCTTTTCAAACGATATCTGTCAACCTGATTATTAATCCTGAAAGAAGTTTCTCATAAGCTAATGCAACTCAAAGCTGACAGAACCATACATGTGCCTGAAGTACATCTTCCTATTTCCAACTCAAAGCTTTAGGTTAATCAACTTCATATTTATTAATGATGTTTATACTCACACATCACTTTGCGTTGTGTAAATGTGATCAAACAAGGATTCTATTGCCATCCATTTCACAGGAATACGAccctggaaaaacacacaaaacaaccttGTTATTTGTCATTGAAAAGATTGTTGCATATAAACCAAAATGTACTTTACTGTCTCTTCCTCACCTTGCTCCTCTTAACATATGAGTCCTCTTCGTACACGTCCCTGGAAAGGCCAAAGTCGGAGATCTTCATCTTCCTTCCCTCAGCGACCAGGACGTTTCGTGCAGCGAGGTCCCTGTGAACAACCTGTCGCACCAAAACGCTCAATTCAGCTTAATTCATCTCTCTCGTTTCAGAGTTTGAACTTTAAATTGATATTTCAGCTTTAGTCACTTGAATGGAAACACAAATTCTTCCCTTCTAGCTGCTGTTTCAACTTCTCTGGTATTTGTATTTGACTGCTACCATAATAATACCAAAATGTATCATTTCATAAATTTACAGAGGTGAATTTCCAGcagtgagcacacacactgtgcatttTGCAACTTATTATCATTTGTCATGTACCTTCATTTCAGCCAGATACTGCATGCCTCTGGAGATCTGCCATGCAAACGAGATCAGGTCCCCCATGGTCAGAGCCCTGTCGTCCGGGTTCTCCAGGTAGCTGGAGTTTCGGTTGTTGTCCCTGCTCATGTAGCTCGGGCCAACTTTCCGACTCTCGCGCAGGAAGTTGCGGAGCGACCCGAACTTGGCATACTCCACGATCAGATACAATGGACCTATTCAGAGAAACGCAGCACTCAATACTCCATGTGCAACACACATGCACCGGGAGAGCACGGCAGGATGGAGGACTGAGGCCTTACCTTCCTGGCTGCACGCTCCGTACATCTTGATGACGTGCGGGTGGTTGACTTGCTTCAGTAAAGAGAATTCTGACAGCAGGTCACGCAGCTCACTGTGTGAGGCGTTCTCTGTTACGGAGGAAAAAGCAGGGACTGTAATGATGAAACCATTCATCCCTCCAGACACTCATTCCTCATATATCAACGCTACTTCCAGGCTTGTCTGTTCATTGCCTGGCTCGTCTTACCTTTAAGCATTTTCACAGCCACAGTGGTGTAACCTGCTTTTCCCTTCAGCCTGAACGCTGTTGCCTTGACCACTTTCCCAAACTCTCCTTCCCCTAAAGTCTTGCCCAGTACAAGGTTTTTACGAGGAAACTCCCACTTTGGATCCTCCTgttgaaacaacacaacatttctcAAATGTTCCAacggaaaaatgtaaaaagaggaaagagtCCATGTGTTGAAAGAGGCAGCTCACGGGTATTTTAAAGGTGTCAGTCTCGATGGAATCCTGAGAGCCCCGGCGTAAGTTGTTCCCAGGGAAGCTGATGGGGTAGGCCTGAGCTGGCCGACGGAATGTCATTTCCGCGGAGGCGATTGGCGGCTTGGACGAGTTCTTGTGATACCGGTGAATGAAgtatgaggagaggaggatggagacgacgaaggagagcagcagagaggtggCGATGATGGTTTTACACATGTCGTCGCAGATCGCGtctggaggagaggatgttgtgtcatttttttaagaaaagcaTGTCGTTTCAGACGACATGACACAGCACCTCTGGGAGACAATCCTTCCCTTGTCTCATGTGATTAATGACGACTCACCCACAATATCTTCCTTCTCACAGAAACATCTCTCCGCGTAGCAGTAGCATGTTCCATAACCGGCCTTGATCCCGCTTCCCAAGCCTCGTTCATGACCTCCGATCACAGTTTCCtcttcacagacaaacaaaatggtttcatttatatttatatttaatagagATGTGTATTTGATGTTTCTCAATATGCAGGTAAAGACATGTTTCGTACTTGTACAGTCTTGGGGGCAAATCGATGAATCTTTGCTTTCCACTGCATCACAGAAGCTATCAGGGCATGTCCGCAGGTCAGGGGAGCAGGTCGAGTAATTTTCAGATATCCCTGAAATATGAAAAGGGTCAGTGGGTGAACAGATGATACCAGATGACAAACAACATGCACATGACTGACAACTCATTCTGAACCTCTGTTATACgatgttgttgtttaaacaaTACACGACTGTGGGGCCTTGCTCCTGCCAtcatgttgtttctgtttctcaaaATGAACACCACATTTTCCGTGCATCCTGTTGCAAGAGACAGTGGTGTAACTGAGAGGGACACACATGCTGGATCCGGGCTTTAATTTGTTCCGTTGCCACCGCTGTGGgaaacatgttcacattttgTTCTCATTAAAAGACTCCAAGGTCTCATACTGATTCAGGAAATGATTCAGTGATGTTCAAATCCTGTAGGATTACAAGTAAACAACTTTTATTTGTGATGATCCTTgtgaatcaaataaaatgtaccTTTTTCTGTGCCTTGCCTCCACTGACACCTCCCTGTTGTCGCTCCCAGGCCTCGGACAGACTCGCAGTCTCTTCGTCCTCTGTTCTCTGCACAGGACAGGAACTGCTGGCTCTCCTGACTGGCCTTGTGTACTATGTACAACAGAGCCAGGATGACACATTAGCCACAcgtttaaaatacatttgggAGAAAggaacatttctgaaaataatatttcagaGTGCCAAAGGTGGTGGTGAATTAAGGAAAAGAGCATGTTGTTGTCAAATGTAGATTCACTACGTACTACATACCTTCACTTTCTAGTATGATGTGGATCTGTGTGCTGGCCTCCTGCTGCGTGTGCTCCTCCTGGGCCACAACAGAGTACTGCAGGTCCTGGCACTCAGGCCTGCGCAAAGCCTCCGAGTCGTTCACGTAGAGCAGCCCCCACATGGCGTCTGGAGCCTGGGTGATGCTTATGGCGGCATAGCAGGACTGCAGGTCAGCAGACACGTTCCTATCTGGCACATCCAGCCGGTACGTGACGATGAAGCCATCAAATTGCTGGCAGttttccacacacactctgccaacCTGAGAGGGAAGGAGACAAGGGAATGAAAGTTGAACATTATTGTAAGGTAAGGAAGtaaccagcaggtggcagtcTCACTGTTTGAGAGTGAGTCAGCACATGGTCATATtgagctgtttttttaattgtatgaGGAATTAACACTGTCACATTTTAGTATGGAATCTTATCCcctttattatcattattattattattattattattatcattatcattattattattattatcattattattatattacccAATGTGAACAGAGGAttcaataaaattaaaaaaaaaaagttgctaCATGGGTTGTAATGTTGTCCAATGTGACATTTCATACCAAGTTTAACAATTCTATTAAGATGTACTCTGCAAAAAGTTAGAGTACCTCATTAacttttaatattgaaagtattaaaagtatttcCCTAAGTATTTCCCTAATGTAATCTTACATCATTAACTGTGCCTACTCTATATTTAGTTGAATACATGATTTATACAGACTATCATATTAATGAAGAATGCATTGTCATATTAGCTCATCACTTAGTGTCGACCTCTCATGAGAACATTGCAGGTGTTTCTTTActagtgatgctgctgcaggaggcgggtcTAATGTTGCCTGTCTGCTTTGACTGGATCAGTGGACCAGGTCCCCTCCCTTATgtattcattacatttaaaaaacagtatGATAAACCAGGTAAACATATCATACAATGCATTGTAAAACTGTAGTATAGATAGATACAGACAGTTGCCGATATATGTAGtagagtaaaagtgaaaagtaccagaaaataaatctactaAGTGGTCCAGATAGGTGAAAAATGCACATAAGTAGAGTAATGAAGTACTTTGTTGCATCACACCAACTCCATACTCCATGTACTCTGCATATCTCATCCTATGGTGATCCGATGGGAATTTGTGAAGATGTTTTAGAAAATTCCACACCATTAAAATAGAATTCTTACGGAACCTTTAGTCAATATGATGAGAAGGAATTACTACAGCCAACAATATCTCGGGTAATGCACACATCAGCATGTGACTAATGTTAATGATCGATACACTTTAAGACAGCATCAGTGGGTTATGGATGTGTGTGGGGAGCTTACCTGTGCGTAAGCTGAAGCTCTGCGTGtcagtgtgaacatgtgtgtgatgttcGCGAAGCGGATGTGCACTGGTAGGATGGTGatgttgaagtgcagcagcactGTTCCCTCCAGGCCGGGGTAGGTTGTGTCATTGACCAGGTAGTCCAACTGCACACTGCGATTCTCATTCACATACAAGTTCCTCTTCAGGACCAGCTCTAAAAccaagagcaaaaaaaaaaaaaatatacacatatacgtgtaaaatgcatttaaatactACAATgttcataaaaacatgaatttgagTACTTGGGTTTACTTACGGTAGTCGTGGACGGTCTCTCGAATGTTTCCGTGAGCTGCTTTCCTTTCACTGAAGGTGCCTTTTATTtcgaatgttttatttatccatGGGTCGCTGTTGAGCAAGTTCCCGCCATACTTACTGTGGCTGTTGTCTATGTGATAGCTGGGAGTTAAATCCCTGTCAAAGACATACAAGGTTCCAAAAGAGCCACCCTAGGAAAAAAACGAGAAGGTCAGAGCTGATCAGATCAGTCTTGTATTCGTCCTCTCACTCAGTGGTGGAGCAAGGATTTTCCTTAATCAGGGGCCGCAAAGGGGCCACAGTTTACACAGAAGGgacaattatatgtccaacattcattcagtcattcaGTCGTTCCTTGTTAACTGTTAGCTCTATAATATCCTACATATCTTGTTCCTATTGTGTTCCTAGTGTTGCTAGTATCatgtttattcaaataaataaaagactactgacaggacaggggctcCTCAGGCACCAATAAGATGTCAGCTGCCTCCAGGCCCCGCCCCTAAATGCACCCCTTCTCTCACCTTTGTCCGATTGAAGCTGATAACGATGTCCGTCGTGTCCGTCCCGTTCACAAACGGTGCATTATCATCCTCGTCCAAGACAAACACGTCCAGCGAAGTTTCCTCCTTGGTGATGACCGTGTCTGTTCGGACGGTGCAGACCATCAGGAGTCTGTAGCACTCACTCTCCTCGCGGTCCAGAGGGGCCGTCACCAACAGCTCTGTGGTGTTCTCATCCACAGCGAACGGTGCTGGGGTTtctgaagagaagaggaaaagcaaaaaaatggTATGGATGTGATTCAATAGCAAACTGTGACTTTGGCTGAACAGCAGACAACGTGGCTTCAATGTCACTAATGGAAAAACAGAATTTAGCTTAAACGCTAAACGAGAATAACAGCACCCTAGGCAGAAAAAGGTCATTCAGTCAATGAGGTGACAGAGTAATGTGTTTTACAGCTAGTGCTAACAGTACCCACTAAACCACAACAGGTGAGACTGTAAAACCAATGTGTTCAATTGAGCTGTGATgcattttatga
The Platichthys flesus chromosome 12, fPlaFle2.1, whole genome shotgun sequence DNA segment above includes these coding regions:
- the ret gene encoding proto-oncogene tyrosine-protein kinase receptor Ret, producing MGLSCGFSRGNIAVLLLLLLLEGVTALYFPQNEYIETVYVGQPAGTPILQVHAMLDSDSERPHFYLCWSTLRRPAYSSWFHLDVNTGILSLNKTLEESDFAIPNQHSWSVKKLGLHATVLPNFSRRPHCTNKNSPRIKLDFVNATLPQCTHTDMKELCFPHRDTFNLRIMENRFPGPIRQLRRLTRLNVCPNYTISYNVESETPAPFAVDENTTELLVTAPLDREESECYRLLMVCTVRTDTVITKEETSLDVFVLDEDDNAPFVNGTDTTDIVISFNRTKGGSFGTLYVFDRDLTPSYHIDNSHSKYGGNLLNSDPWINKTFEIKGTFSERKAAHGNIRETVHDYQLVLKRNLYVNENRSVQLDYLVNDTTYPGLEGTVLLHFNITILPVHIRFANITHMFTLTRRASAYAQVGRVCVENCQQFDGFIVTYRLDVPDRNVSADLQSCYAAISITQAPDAMWGLLYVNDSEALRRPECQDLQYSVVAQEEHTQQEASTQIHIILESEVHKASQESQQFLSCAENRGRRDCESVRGLGATTGRCQWRQGTEKGISENYSTCSPDLRTCPDSFCDAVESKDSSICPQDCTKETVIGGHERGLGSGIKAGYGTCYCYAERCFCEKEDIVDAICDDMCKTIIATSLLLSFVVSILLSSYFIHRYHKNSSKPPIASAEMTFRRPAQAYPISFPGNNLRRGSQDSIETDTFKIPEDPKWEFPRKNLVLGKTLGEGEFGKVVKATAFRLKGKAGYTTVAVKMLKENASHSELRDLLSEFSLLKQVNHPHVIKMYGACSQEGPLYLIVEYAKFGSLRNFLRESRKVGPSYMSRDNNRNSSYLENPDDRALTMGDLISFAWQISRGMQYLAEMKVVHRDLAARNVLVAEGRKMKISDFGLSRDVYEEDSYVKRSKGRIPVKWMAIESLFDHIYTTQSDVWSFGVLLWEIVTLGGNPYPGIAPERLFNLLKTGYRMERPENCSEEMYNLMLRCWKQEAEKRQNFSDISKELEKMMVKSRDYLDLAASTPADALLYDDALSEEDTPLVDCNNAPLPRTLPSTWIENKLYGMSYPNWPEKSPVPLSRHDATNPVFTRYANDSVYANWMALPSPAKAVDKLDS